In Planctomycetota bacterium, the following are encoded in one genomic region:
- the rpsD gene encoding 30S ribosomal protein S4, giving the protein MARYTGPVCRRCRRAGMKLYLKGVRCESAKCAIEKQWRNKPPGMHFWRRRRPTEYGLRLREKQKLRWYYGVLERQFRRFFAEASRTKGSTGERLLILMERRLDNVVYRMGFAPSRRAARQTVLHGHVLLNGRMANISSLKVEVGDEIEIRDRKASRELVRAWTSEDQGRMVPQWIESDPEHFRGRVKALPARDEISFQVNENLIVEFCSR; this is encoded by the coding sequence ATGGCACGATATACGGGTCCTGTTTGTCGCCGTTGCCGCCGCGCAGGGATGAAACTCTACCTGAAGGGCGTGCGATGCGAAAGCGCCAAGTGCGCCATCGAGAAGCAGTGGCGCAACAAGCCGCCCGGCATGCATTTCTGGCGGCGCCGGCGGCCGACCGAGTACGGCCTGCGCCTCCGCGAGAAGCAGAAACTGCGCTGGTACTACGGCGTCCTGGAGCGCCAGTTCCGGCGGTTCTTCGCCGAGGCGTCGCGCACCAAGGGTTCGACCGGCGAGCGGCTCCTGATCCTGATGGAGCGACGGCTGGACAACGTCGTCTATCGGATGGGCTTCGCGCCGAGCCGGCGGGCGGCACGCCAGACCGTGCTGCACGGCCACGTGCTCCTGAACGGCCGGATGGCCAACATCTCCAGCCTGAAGGTCGAGGTCGGCGACGAGATCGAAATTCGCGATCGCAAGGCCAGTCGGGAACTCGTCCGCGCCTGGACCAGCGAAGACCAGGGCCGCATGGTTCCCCAGTGGATCGAGTCCGACCCGGAGCATTTCCGCGGGCGCGTCAAGGCGTTGCCGGCCCGTGACGAGATTTCGTTCCAGGTGAATGAAAACCTGATCGTCGAGTTCTGCAGCCGTTAA
- a CDS encoding DNA-directed RNA polymerase subunit alpha has translation MRIRWKGLELPTRVVADAATMAETYGRFVAEPFERGFGVTIGNSLRRILLSSLEGAAVTGVKMEGVLHEFSSIEGVIEDVTDIILNVKGLVVRLEGDEPRIVTLAAAKAGPVTAAKIQTDPNVEIINKNHLLATLSKDVDFRLELRIAKGRGYVAAEQNTPEEQEIGYIPVDSLYSPVVRVRYRTEDTRVGQRTNYDRLVMEIWTNGTVTPEMALVEAAKIMRKHLNPFVEYFQPGEELGAEVVPVAEEAAGTEEYVSELERKLAMPISSLELSIRAANCLEAENIMTVGQLVRLSEEDLLNLRSFGKTSLREIKRKLADLGLSIGMDLEGVTAGGGGGSA, from the coding sequence ATGCGGATCAGATGGAAGGGCCTCGAACTCCCCACGCGTGTGGTTGCGGACGCCGCCACCATGGCGGAGACGTATGGGCGGTTCGTCGCCGAGCCGTTTGAGCGCGGCTTCGGCGTGACGATCGGCAACAGCCTCCGGAGGATCCTCCTCTCGAGCCTCGAGGGGGCGGCCGTCACCGGCGTCAAAATGGAGGGCGTCCTGCACGAGTTCTCGAGCATCGAAGGCGTCATCGAAGACGTCACCGACATCATTCTGAACGTCAAGGGCCTGGTCGTGCGCCTCGAGGGCGACGAGCCCCGCATCGTCACCCTGGCGGCCGCGAAGGCCGGTCCGGTGACCGCCGCCAAGATTCAGACCGACCCGAACGTCGAGATCATCAACAAGAACCATCTCCTGGCGACCCTGTCGAAGGACGTTGACTTCCGTCTCGAATTGCGCATCGCCAAGGGCAGGGGATACGTCGCCGCCGAGCAGAACACCCCCGAAGAGCAGGAAATCGGCTACATTCCCGTCGACAGCCTCTATTCACCCGTCGTACGCGTGCGGTATCGCACGGAGGATACGCGTGTCGGCCAGCGGACGAACTACGACCGCCTTGTCATGGAGATATGGACGAACGGCACCGTGACGCCGGAGATGGCGCTGGTCGAGGCGGCCAAGATCATGCGCAAGCACCTCAACCCGTTCGTCGAGTACTTCCAGCCCGGCGAAGAATTGGGCGCCGAGGTGGTCCCGGTGGCCGAGGAAGCGGCCGGTACCGAGGAATACGTCTCGGAACTCGAACGCAAACTCGCCATGCCCATCTCGTCCCTGGAACTCTCGATCCGGGCCGCCAATTGCCTCGAGGCCGAAAACATCATGACCGTCGGCCAACTGGTCCGCCTCAGCGAGGAGGACCTCTTGAACCTCCGGTCGTTCGGCAAGACCAGCCTGCGCGAGATCAAACGGAAACTGGCCGACCTCGGCCTCTCGATCGGCATGGACCTGGAGGGTGTGACGGCCGGTGGCGGCGGAGGAAGCGCCTGA
- the rplQ gene encoding 50S ribosomal protein L17, which translates to MRHLKQGKKLGRTGSHRTALFRSLAAALLEHEAITTTIPKAKEARRFVDRLITLAKRGTLADRRRAASRLQNEALVKKLFEDIAPRVAQRPGGYTRIVKLARFRVGDATQLCRLELVEKKEKEKKEKAKKK; encoded by the coding sequence ATGCGGCACCTGAAGCAGGGAAAGAAACTCGGCCGGACCGGCAGCCATCGCACCGCGCTCTTCAGGAGCCTGGCCGCGGCTCTGCTGGAGCACGAGGCCATCACCACCACCATCCCGAAGGCCAAGGAAGCCCGCCGATTCGTCGATCGGCTCATCACGTTGGCCAAGCGGGGCACGCTGGCCGACCGCCGACGGGCGGCCTCCAGGCTCCAGAACGAGGCGCTCGTGAAGAAACTCTTCGAGGACATTGCGCCGCGCGTCGCCCAGCGCCCGGGTGGATACACCCGCATCGTCAAACTCGCGCGGTTCCGCGTCGGCGACGCGACCCAGTTGTGCCGCCTCGAACTCGTCGAGAAGAAAGAGAAGGAAAAGAAGGAAAAGGCCAAGAAGAAGTAA
- a CDS encoding HIT family protein translates to MAECVFCKIVTGEIPCTKVFEDGLCLAFLDIGPISPGHTLLIPKAHYEMIHQMPADEAAHLARHIPLLAAAVQKAVRAEGINVLQNNGPCSGQEVLHVHVHLIPRWPEDGLGFRWPAKQADPEVLKQQAEAIRRQLAT, encoded by the coding sequence ATGGCCGAGTGCGTCTTCTGCAAAATCGTCACAGGCGAAATCCCCTGCACCAAGGTTTTTGAGGACGGCCTGTGTCTCGCCTTCCTGGACATCGGGCCCATTTCGCCGGGCCACACGCTTCTCATCCCCAAGGCGCACTACGAGATGATCCACCAGATGCCCGCCGACGAGGCGGCGCACCTGGCGCGCCACATTCCGTTGCTGGCGGCCGCGGTCCAGAAGGCCGTCCGCGCCGAAGGCATCAACGTCCTCCAGAACAACGGCCCCTGCTCGGGCCAGGAAGTGCTCCACGTCCACGTTCATCTGATTCCGCGCTGGCCCGAGGACGGCCTCGGTTTCCGCTGGCCTGCCAAGCAGGCGGACCCGGAGGTTCTCAAGCAACAGGCTGAGGCCATCCGCCGGCAGTTGGCAACCTAG